GTGAAATATCCTTTTGATTCTAGTAATCAAAGTGGCACTAAAGCATTTGATCTAGTGACAAGAAAGCAAATTCTCACCacaagtaagtttttttttaattctataagAACAATACCTCAAATTGCTCCCTAGAGCTTCTAAATGGTAGTGTTTGACATTGCGTCTCGGaagcacttttgaaaaaaaatgaaatttttttatttttttctttgtttcaaattaatattttcatgtttttagatcattttgatgtgctgatgtcaaaaataatttttaaaaaataaaaaaaatattattttgatgtgttttggaatgaaaaacactttgaaaatcaaccactattacactctcaaacacGTACTAAATAGCAATTATGACTGCCTTTTATCATTAGCTTGAGATAAATAAcacaactttttatattttttttattacatgaggttttaagatataattatgtgattagtttaattttttttaatagtcgaATATTTATAGGTGAGATATAATGTGAGTTTTGTGTGCATAGATCTTATCAATAATGCAAAATAATGACATTTGGAAAAACGTTGTTTTATGTATGATatgatttggttatttttatttgttattttttaattttttaaaatgatttaatcttagttaaaactcaatttagtCTGGataatatactttttttatcattaaataaagttataatattaataGTGGCTTTTCAAAAATCCAATaacatatttattgatttattttttaaatttgtttttgaaaaaaaatcagttttaatTGATGTGTAAACGAAAATGTcctttatcataaataaaaaaattataataatttatttaaaggtTAGTTTATCAAACTCTCAATAGATTTTCGTAAGCTTTTCTGAAAGTACCATATATCATCGAATATATATAAGGgatagtttattaatttttcttttctagacAAGTGAAAATAAAGCTATCCTTAAAATTAATTACCACTGTTAATATAGGAATCAGGCAAGGGTAGATGTGGGACTCAAAAGGTAAGAAACGACAAGTCGTTTTTCCTGAAGTCAGCTTAACAACGCTCTCTCTCAGTAGTCTTGACATCGGAAATATTTGGGTTTCTTCTCAAGATCACTGAATCAAAGGTTAGTTGTTTTCTCGAAAACCCTTTTGTTGTTTGTcttgaaatgttatttttattgattaaatgttttatttttagatgttttagaGCTTGAGATTTGATTATATCTGCATAAACTGAGCTTGTCTTTTGTTTTCAACGTGTTATAACAGTGAAGgaagaaaatataatgaaaaacaagagGGAAGAAGATGATATGGGGAGTGAAGTAAGTGGTAGTGTTTTAAAGAGGCAGAGAGTGGATGAACAGTCTTCAGCTTCTGGTATTGGAAACCCACTTGTGCCTTACAATGATGTGGATGATGAAGACGAGGACTTTGAAAGGGGGAAAACAAATAATGGTGGTGGGGTGGAGGAGAGTAATACACAAGTTGTTGCGGCGGATAATGGTGAggatgaggaggaggaagaggatgtGTATGGACAAGGGGATAGTTTGGAAAGGAGGAAGAGTCAATTTGAGCCTCGTGAAGATTGCCCGTATTTGGATACTGTTAATCGACAGTTAAAGATTGCATCTTTTGTGAATAATTTATGTGGTTTTCGGGTTTATATGTAGTTAATTGTGTTATCTTGGAGATAACATGTATTTTTGTTTACATGAGGTTACATGTATGTTGTTGTGCATGAATGTGTTAAATATGCGTTTTCTTGGATGATATATGtggttttttttgtggttttgttagtttatgtgtgtgtttgtgtatttaAACGTGTGGAAGGATGCATTTTGTTGGATAATATGTGTAGTTATTTGTATGTTTGTAGGCAAAAGTGTGTTATCTGATTCATTTTTCTGGATGATATACTTGGCTTTTCGTTTGTGTAATTGTGTGTCCGTGTGTGTACATGGATGTGCTTAGGATGCATTTTTTGGGTTGATATATTTGGGATCTTGTTTGTGTAGTTCTGTGTGTCTTTGTCTACATAAACGTATTAAAAAGGTGCTTTTATTTCCCCATAAAACATACATGGCTTCTTTTTTGTGCAGTCATGTTCATgtttgtttaaataaatatttgaaggaGACATTTATTTGGATGATATATATGGGTTTTGGTTTATCTATGGTTATGTGTTTGCATGCTTAAAAtaaggttttgatgactcttttttttgggttttgcaggtgttggattttgattttgagaaaTTTTGCTCTGTTTCTCTGTCGAATTTGAATGTGTATGCATGCTTAGTTTGTGGGAAGTATTACCAAGGAAGAGGGAAGAAATCCCATGCTTATACTCATAGTCTTGAAGCAGGACACCATGTGTACATCAATCTTAGGACAGAGAAGGTTTATTGTCTTCCTGATGGATATGAGATTATTGACCCATCACTTGATGACATACGACATGTTCTCAATCCAAGGTCTCTCTCTCACGCTCTCAGTGTGTGTGTGGTGCATTATACTTTTTCTGTGGCCTCAGGGTTTATGTTATTATTTGATGTTGGAGCTTTTTTGGGAAAATAGATATTTCcttggttaattttattttttcctagtttatatTTGAAGGGAATAGCCTTTTGGCAGACATGGATGAATAAAAGTTGAATATTTGAGTCTCCTCATAGTTATAGTGTTCTTGATCTTTGATGGTTTTGACTTGTTACAAACCCCATTACCCATCTCTCCCGTCTGTCTCCAGTGTTATtgatttcatttcctttcaattCTCTTGCATAAATTTACTAACTTTCAGGAACTTTGCATCATCCATGCAGATTTACCAGGGATCAAGTTGGACAGATTGACAAAAACAGGCAATGGTCCAGGGCACTTGATGGGTCTGATTACCTTCCTGGAATGGTAACCATCTCCCCTCCACTGTGATTGCCAATTCAGCATTCTGATTGCTGAATTGCAGCTTAGGATACAACTTAGTTTTGCAATAAGATGCAGATTTTGGGAGTTAACTATGTTGCTTGATTTTAACCTTCAGGTGGGTCTGAATAACATCAAGGAAACTGATTTTGTGAATGTAACAATTCAGTCTCTAATGAGAGTTACACCCTTAAGGAATTTCTTCCTTATCCCTGAAAACTATCAGCATTGTAAGTCTCCTCTTGTTCAACGCTTTGGAGAACTCATGCGTAAAATATGGCATGCTCGGAACTTTAAAGGACAGGTTTGATCCTTTGGTTATTTCTATGAAGTTATGGTTTTCCAATGTTCAACTTGTGTTTCctcatttaattttcttatccATTTTCTTGGGAATTTTCAGGTGAGTCCACATGAATTTCTCCAGGCAGTTATGAAAGTTAGTAAGAAACGTTTTCGAATAGGACAACAGTCTGATCCTGTGGAGTTCATGGCATGGCTTCTTAATACCCTGCATGCAAATCTTAgaacttcaaagaaaaataacagtATCATTTATGAGTGCTTTCAGGTGCTAGCTACTGTTCCAATACTTTCTAATTTATTATGCAGTTtgcttgttaatattatttatctcAGTGGTGCTTATCAAAACTTGACTTGGTAGGGTGAGTTGGAGGTTATTAAAGAGAGTCCTAACAAAGCTATCACTGAGAAGAAACAAAATGCTGATGATCAAAATTCTGATCAAAGAATTACTGATGGTGGAACTAAACATGATATTTTCACGGAAACTTCTAGAATGCAATTCTTAATGCTTGGACTGGATTTGCCACCACCTCCTCTGTTTAAAGATGTAATGGAGAAGAATATAATACCTCAGGTAATTATGCATTATGTGTTAGCTAGCctgaaaatattaataacttgATCTATATCTTTTTATAGAGGTGATGCCAAAACACTCTCTAGCTGAGCTAGTGAGCTAGTTGGCATTATCCTGCAATATCTTTGGTGTTATTGAGATTCTGCCTTAAGCACTGCATCATGTTTAATGCTTTTTCCCAATGAAATGATTCAAAAAAGCAGATGCTTGGTTAGATCCATAGAAGTGAATTTAGACACTGCTGCTTTGGGTAGAGAACATCTGGTTGATTCTTTTTGCCAGATCTATAAATAAGTGAAAGTCCTAGCTCATGCCTCCATTATCCCTGGCAATTAAGGGTTTGCTATTGACCATGGAAGATAGAACATAATTCAGTTTTCTATTCTtcagtttcttttgttttattcatcTATTGAGAGGAAGTGCTAATTTCTATTTTTGCTTCAACTCCTAGTTTAGTGCTTTTGTTGGTTACCATGCAAGTCTATATTTTGCTCAAATGGTTAAATTAAAACCTTATTGAATTGGGCTTTAGATGAAAGCTGAATTAACTGCCATATTCAAGTTTGGACTTACAGTTTGTATTTGTGTGTATGTGATGATCACATGTGACCCAGAAATGCGGGCTGTGTGTCTTTGGGCTTATTTATactagacttttttttttcctttgtgtaAATTCCACTTGTGATTTTCCTCTTCTTGGTGAAGACATTTTTTACTTGTGCTATTGTTTCAGGTTCCTCTGTTCAATATACTGAAGAAATTTGATGGTGATACTGTGACTGAAGTTGTTCGTCCTCGTGTTGCCCGGATGAAATATCATGTCACCAGATTGCCACGATATTTAATACTACATATGCAGCGATTTAAAAAGAACAACTTTTTCATCGAGAAGAATCCCACCTTAGGTAATCCTGGACACTAACAACCTAGAACTTCGTATGGTTTTGCACTATCCTTTGCTAACTGTTGCTATCGTTACAGTCAACTTTCCTGTGAAGAACTTggaattaaaagattttattcCTTTGCCAATGCCTAAAGAAAATGAGAGATTGCGCTCGAAGTATGATTTGATTGCGAACATTGTCCATGATGGAAAGCCTAATGAGGGGTTCTACAGGGTTTTTGTGCAGCGGAAGTCAGAAGAGCTATGGTAATTCAATTTCTAATCCACTGGTATGGTTGTGAATGGAAGTAGTAATTACATAACATATCTGACAATCAATGTTTTGCAGGTATGAGATGCAGGATCTGCATGTTTCTGAAACCCTTCCTCAGATGGTTGCGCTCTCTGAGGCATATGTGCAGATATATGAGCAGCAGCAGTAGCATTGGAGGTTAGAAGTCCTGTTGTTGACCCATCTTCATACTGCTTTTAGGTGCAAGTAACAAGAGTTTTCCCTTCTGTAAATGGTTGTCGGAAGATCAGATGAGAtggcattgttgtttgattggcACCTGTCTGATTTACAAAGCTTAGCAAAATACGAAGTTTCATAGAAAACAAGGCTGTAGTTTTGCTGTTTCATATCGTTGAAAGAATGAACAGTTTTGTTACTAAAAACTATCCATCTATTGCAGCAGGAAACTTAAATACTCAATACTTTCCTCGAGTTGTAGATTGCTTACAAATGCTGAAGTAAAACAGTTTAAGCATCACTCCTTGCCTTGTTGGTGCGGGAAATCACTCGGTTATGATTTACTTGGGTGATTCAGATAGTGACTTTGGTTTGGTTGTCCTGCGTTGTGTTCGTCTTTGCTCTGTAGGGCTCAAAACTGATTACGTGGATATGCAGGCGCTCTGGTTTGTTGATTGTTGCCCAGTTCGTCTGGTAGTAATGTCATGAAAAGCAATATTCTTAGGCTTCTGTTGCTCACAACTTCTCTTTGGAGGTATAGAATTGGTATTGGAGTCTTATCATAGttttactaaaaaaaccaatcagTCTCTATGGTTATCTAGGTATTGTtgtatttattcaatcaatataatatttatatcattaaaatttattgtttatattttttaaggaacATGAGaggatacaaaaaaaaaagatgtttggttgaaaagaaaagaaaaatcatttcaaagttTTAGGATGAATTTCTGCAAGCTCAAGGAAGCatgtcttctttgtttttcaccatCGTCGTCTCCAAATAAcaagacattttatttttatatcaatttatccACCAGCTGAATCAATAAATAGTTTATCAGGATTCTAGAATTTATTTATCCACTACCAATAAACCGCTACCATAGTTCtgtgtttttctttgaattattgGCCCTCTTTTATTCCTCTCTCCAAAGATAAAGGGGGACCAAACAATTATCACCTCCACATTGATAGGCAAGATTTTCTTTCTGAAATATCATGTAGCATTCCCGCTTCCGACCAAACCTTAGTCACCACATACCACAAATGTAACTATCAACTAATCAATCCTTATCGTACCTCTCTTGGCATCTTAGCTTCAGATTTTGAACACATTTTTATGTTTCTAAATTGGATTCgtttttcttatatactttACAAGTACtgtaatatatatttcataattttagcTGCTTAGATATCTTACCCGAATTCGTTTCCACCGTCATATGACCCTCATCTGATGGTGGGAAAAATTCGAAGCAGCAATTCGAGATAAGGTTTTTCggagttttgtttttctaagataaaataatatattatcattatGTACTACTAGCACGGTGGCACGTGATGGTTTGTGGCTTTGATAATGAGCCATTATAAGGCAAGCGAGGATCACTCCAGCAAATCAATAAGTTGGCATCACAAAATCACCACAAAACCTCCAAAATGAAGAAAGCACAGCTAGTGTTCATTCCTTCACCTGGAGTTGGCCACCTTGTATCAGCTGCTCAGTTTGCAAAGCTGGTTCTTGATAGAAATGACAGTTTCTTGATAACCATGCTTGTCATCAACAATCCATATGCTGAGAGCATAAGCAAGTACATCGAATCACTTGCCTCAGCTCATACACAAATCAAGTTCATCGCACTTCCTGAGACCATAGCTCCACCTTCTGCAGAAGCTTTAGCTGTGAGCGCTGAACATGCTTTTAGTTGTTAcatcaatgatcacaaaacCATTGTAAGAGATGCTATCGTTAACCAAGTGATGGCCAATAACCCTGCTCCCATTGCTAGTGttgtttttgatttgttttgcacTGCCTTTATTGATGTTGCAAGAGAACTTGGGGTCccttctcatgtttttttcacttCTGGTGCTGCCTTTCTTGGCTTGATGTTTTACCTTTCAGACAGGGAAGAGTATGGCCAGCCTAAGTTTAGACCTACAGACCCTGACTATATCATCCCTTTCTATGCAAATCCTGTGCCTTATCGTGTTTTGCCGTTACTGCACAACGATGAGGGATATGAAACATTTGCATACCATGGAAGGAAGTTCAAAGATGCCAATGGCATCATTATTAACACATTTTCAGAGGTTGAGTCTCATGTAGTTCATGCTCTTTTGGCTAGAGATGATATACCACCAATTTTCAATGTCGGGCCATTGATTGATCACAGGGGAAAGAGTTTGTCAGGATCAGATGCTGTTAAGCGTGACGAGATCATCAAATGGCTTGATGATCAACCTGAAAAATCAGTGGTGTTTTTGTGCTTTGGAAGTGGAGGAGGATTTGATGAGGCTCAGTTGAAAGAGATTGCAATCGGGCTCGAGAAGAGTGGACACCGATTCCTATGGTCCATTCGATTGAAACCCTCCAAGGGGCAGCTGCACGCTAGTTATTTTGACAACTATGGAGAAATCTTGCCGGAGGGATTCTTGGAAAAGACTGAAAATACTGGCATGCTATGTGGATGGGCACCTCAAGTAGAAATCTTGGCACATAGAGCAGTAGGTGCTTTTGTATCACACTGTGGATGGAACTCAACTTTGGAGACCTTATGGTATGGTGTGCCTATCATAACCTGGCCATTATATGGTGAGCAAC
The Populus nigra chromosome 3, ddPopNigr1.1, whole genome shotgun sequence genome window above contains:
- the LOC133690374 gene encoding uncharacterized protein LOC133690374, with protein sequence MKNKREEDDMGSEVSGSVLKRQRVDEQSSASGIGNPLVPYNDVDDEDEDFERGKTNNGGGVEESNTQVVAADNGEDEEEEEDVYGQGDSLERRKSQFEPREDCPYLDTVNRQVLDFDFEKFCSVSLSNLNVYACLVCGKYYQGRGKKSHAYTHSLEAGHHVYINLRTEKVYCLPDGYEIIDPSLDDIRHVLNPRFTRDQVGQIDKNRQWSRALDGSDYLPGMVGLNNIKETDFVNVTIQSLMRVTPLRNFFLIPENYQHCKSPLVQRFGELMRKIWHARNFKGQVSPHEFLQAVMKVSKKRFRIGQQSDPVEFMAWLLNTLHANLRTSKKNNSIIYECFQGELEVIKESPNKAITEKKQNADDQNSDQRITDGGTKHDIFTETSRMQFLMLGLDLPPPPLFKDVMEKNIIPQVPLFNILKKFDGDTVTEVVRPRVARMKYHVTRLPRYLILHMQRFKKNNFFIEKNPTLVNFPVKNLELKDFIPLPMPKENERLRSKYDLIANIVHDGKPNEGFYRVFVQRKSEELWYEMQDLHVSETLPQMVALSEAYVQIYEQQQ
- the LOC133688022 gene encoding anthocyanidin 3-O-glucosyltransferase 2-like gives rise to the protein MKKAQLVFIPSPGVGHLVSAAQFAKLVLDRNDSFLITMLVINNPYAESISKYIESLASAHTQIKFIALPETIAPPSAEALAVSAEHAFSCYINDHKTIVRDAIVNQVMANNPAPIASVVFDLFCTAFIDVARELGVPSHVFFTSGAAFLGLMFYLSDREEYGQPKFRPTDPDYIIPFYANPVPYRVLPLLHNDEGYETFAYHGRKFKDANGIIINTFSEVESHVVHALLARDDIPPIFNVGPLIDHRGKSLSGSDAVKRDEIIKWLDDQPEKSVVFLCFGSGGGFDEAQLKEIAIGLEKSGHRFLWSIRLKPSKGQLHASYFDNYGEILPEGFLEKTENTGMLCGWAPQVEILAHRAVGAFVSHCGWNSTLETLWYGVPIITWPLYGEQHINAFQLVKDLGLAVELTLDFRRDCPIDFVKAEDITKAVKTMMEQGGELRNKAKATSEMAQKAVVEGGSSYVALGNLIDQWLENKP